A single genomic interval of Littorina saxatilis isolate snail1 linkage group LG17, US_GU_Lsax_2.0, whole genome shotgun sequence harbors:
- the LOC138952769 gene encoding kelch-like protein 30, whose product MKLSILDEHRSVRLTHYDSSLQPVIMQQFHACRHSNRFIDLEVEVEGVVFSCHQILLDAFCPYFAAYFSFHERSGGGTEIKKGGDGGPGVDRVSLKYNGVTVNGFSKLLEFMYTGELEVTADDVIDVLRCADFLQFHQVVHLCSAFLQQHITAETCLQVLVLARAHDLHDLAQKALSFVLTNLSEAMHHPEFTKLSHKMLVNILSHDHLEVATEATVAEAVVIWVKGDDRCRMCHLPALLQHARMQSVDFQHFDKVFYSLNTEVIGKKRGGDVDCVLQSALDNLAVSPLPDRLTEVLVVVCRETLRKHRGVIRDLSTLYFYDPEALRWEVLTRLPFDDRQDYSAMVVDNVLYLTGGQSMDIHDIYCTKIVFNENWTYDPLVDKWEERQSMMIPRYNHSAAAMQDKLYVVGGRAASSSYSLRGDGEVYDPHTNQWTFISHLRCIDGIGNAALASLDGKLFLCGGTYYTPGRRSHIPYEDYTGAQVYNPKEDLWQELLSLERDITQRRLRMSRGNIVTMDGFLLLLDDDVGKSHQLYNPVSQTLTSLMQAHGHHWYAGWAVYRGQLVCTGGLEDGRSGMTDMVHAWDLADVGHAWNMMPPLPRAMSHHACLNMHLNLPRPGTEEESLLVEATS is encoded by the exons ATGAAGCTATCCATCCTTGATGAACATCGCAGCGTGAGACTGACGCACTATGACTCCTCCCTGCAGCCTGTCATTATGCAGCAATTTCATGCCTGTCGTCATAGCAACAGGTTCATTGACCTTGAGGTGGAGGTTGAAGGAGTAGTGTTTTCCTGCCACCAGATTCTCCTGGATGCTTTTTGCCCGTACTTTGCTGCATACTTTTCCTTCCATGAGAGGAGTGGTGGGGGGACGGAGATCAAAAAAGGGGGAGACGGGGGACCCGGAGTGGACAGAGTCTCGTTGAAGTACAATGGAGTGACGGTGAATGGAttctccaagcttctggagtTCATGTATACAGGGGAACTTGAG GTGACGGCAGATGACGTGATAGATGTTCTGCGCTGTGCAGACTTTCTGCAGTTTCACCAGGTGGTACACTTGTGCAGTGCATTTCTGCAGCAGCATATCACTGCAGAGACCTGTTTACAG GTTCTGGTGCTTGCCAGAGCTCACGATCTGCACGACTTGGCACAGAAGGCCCTCAGCTTCGTCCTCACAAACCTTTCAGAGGCCATGCATCATCCTGAGTTCACCAAGCTGTCCCACAAAATGCTGGTCAACATCCTCAGCCACGACCACCTGGAGGTTGCAACAGAAGCAACAGTTGCAGAAGCCGTTGTGATTTGGGTCAAAGGCGATGACAGATGCCGGATGTGTCACCTCCCAGCACTGCTACAGCACGCTCGGATGCAATCTGTTGACTTTCAACACTTTGATAAGGTGTTTTACTCTCTTAACACTGAGGTTATAGGAAAAAAGAGAGGTGGGGATGTAGATTGTGTACTTCAATCAGCCTTAGACAATTTGGCGGTCTCTCCGCTACCCGACAGGTTGACTGAAgtgctggtggtggtgtgtAGAGAAACGCTACGGAAACATCGCGGAGTTATCAGAGATTTGTCCACGCTGTACTTCTATGACCCTGAAGCCTTACGCTGGGAGGTCCTCACACGTCTGCCCTTTGACGATCGGCAGGATTACTCTGCCATGGTAGTGGACAACGTCTTGTATCTCACTGGCGGCCAGAGCATGGACATACACGATATCTACTGTACCAAGATTGTCTTCAATGAGAACTGGACATACGATCCCCTTGTGGATAAATGGGAGGAACGACAGTCAATGATGATCCCACG GTATAACCACAGTGCAGCGGCCATGCAGGACAAGTTGTACGTTGTTGGTGGACGAGCGGCGTCATCAAGCTACAGCCTTCGTGGGGACGGAGAGGTGTACGACCCACACACGAACCAGTGGACTTTCATCTCCCACTTGCGCTGCATCGACGGCATTGGGAATGCTGCTCTTGCCTCACTGGATG GGAAGCTGTTTCTGTGTGGTGGAACGTACTACACCCCAGGTCGCCGCAGCCACATCCCATACGAAGACTACACAGGTGCTCAAGTCTACAACCCCAAGGAGGACCTCTGGCAGGAGTTGCTGTCCTTGGAAAGGGACATCACCCAGAGACGCCTCCGCATGAGTCGAGGCAACATTGTCACAATGGACGGATTCTTGCTGCTTCTGGATGACGATGTGGGGAAATCGCACCAGCTGTACAACCCCGTTTCACAAACGCTCACCAGTTTGATGCAGGCTCATGGACACCACTGGTACGCTGGGTGGGCGGTGTATCGAGGGCAGCTGGTGTGCACCGGTGGTCTGGAGGATGGCAGGTCAGGGATGACCGACATGGTGCACGCTTGGGACCTGGCCGACGTGGGGCATGCCTGGAACATGATGCCCCCCCTGCCTCGAGCCATGTCCCATCATGCGTGTCTCAACATGCATCTGAATTTACCGCGCCCTGGCACTGAGGAGGAGTCGTTACTTGTGGAGGCAACCAGCTAG
- the LOC138952771 gene encoding delta(3,5)-Delta(2,4)-dienoyl-CoA isomerase, mitochondrial-like codes for MLSTAVRVQLANGLQKDFARILQAGLTKRNCSSQTMDFKTLKVTRPRDFVVQVELNRPEKRNAMNTDFWREMRECFSQLAEDTDCRAVVLSGAGKIFTSGLDLTDNKDVKFEEFMSPDKDFARKAFQIRQAVIRLQESFNVIERCPKPVIAAVHSACVGGGIDMICACDIRYCSSDAWFSIKEVDIGLAADLGTLQRFPKVIGNDSLARELAYTARKMYADEAKDVGFVSRVFPDREKLIEGAIELASVIASKSPVAVQGTKVSLVYSRDHTVGEGLDQVMTWNQGMLQSEDVMKAVFGSMKKETPVFSKL; via the exons ATGTTATCCACAGCTGTGCGTGTACAATTAGCCAACGGTTTGCAGAAAG ATTTTGCTCGAATACTTCAAGCTGGTTTGACAAAAAGGAACTGCAGTTCGCAGACTATGGACTTCAAGACTTTGAAAGTTACCAGGCCACGGGACTTTGTGGTGCAGGTTGAGCTGAACCGTCCAGAGAAAAGAAACGCCATGAACACAGACTTCTGGAG GGAGATGAGAGAGTGTTTTTCACAACTTGCAGAGGACACAGATTGCAGAGCTGTTGTTTTAAGTGGTGCAGGAAAAATATTCACATCAG GGCTTGACCTGACAGACAATAAAGATGTCAAGTTTGAGGAGTTCATGTCACCTGACAAAGACTTTGCCCGCAAGGCGTTTCAAATTCGTCAAGCTGTTATCCGTCTACAGGAATCATTCAATGTAATTGAGAGA TGTCCAAAGCCTGTGATAGCTGCAGTACACAGTGCCTGTGTAGGAGGAGGCATAGACATGATATGTGCCTGTGACATCCGCTACTGCTCCAGTGATGCTTGGTTCAGCATCAAG GAAGTTGACATCGGACTTGCTGCTGACCTCGGCACTTTGCAGCGATTTCCAAAAGTTATTGGCAATGACAGCCTAGCCAGAGAACTTGCTTATACAGCTCGCAAAATGTATGCTGATGAGGCTAAGGATGTGGGATTTGTCAG CCGTGTCTTCCCAGACCGTGAGAAGCTGATTGAGGGAGCCATAGAGCTGGCGAGCGTGATAGCGTCCAAGAGTCCAGTGGCCGTGCAGGGAACCAAAGTCAGCTTGGTGTACTCCAGGGACCACACTGTGGGGGAAGGCTTGGATCAAGTG ATGACATGGAATCAAGGAATGCTGCAAAGTGAGGATGTGATGAAAGCAGTGTTTGGAAGCATGAAAAAAGAGACTCCTGTATTCTCAAAACTGTGA